The Ananas comosus cultivar F153 unplaced genomic scaffold, ASM154086v1, whole genome shotgun sequence genome window below encodes:
- the LOC109704872 gene encoding uncharacterized protein LOC109704872, giving the protein MWSSSSEDESFASSPTRNPSPFPMEKRRSKKKPKQRRARARAEEEEEEEEMGWRGRAWEEAWPRKGRIGGGGGGGGGVMLEGYVEGSENGSEGGAGEGEVGRTKSLTDDDLEELKGCLDLGFGFSYEEIPELCSTLPALELCYSMSQRFLDEQSRSAEGDVAEPSAASPAAAASSTPIANWRISSPGDHPEEVKARLKYWAQAVACTLKLCS; this is encoded by the exons atgtggagCTCATCCTCGGAAGACGAATCATTTGCGTCGTCCCCGACACGAAACCCTAGCCCCTTCCCAATGGAGAAGAGGCGATCGAAGAAGAAGCCGAAGcagaggagggcgagggcgagggcggaggaggaggaggaggaggaggagatggggtGGCGGGGGAGGGCGTGGGAGGAGGCGTGGCCGAGGAAGGGGAGGAtcgggggaggcggcggaggcggaggtggggTGATGCTCGAGGGCTATGTGGAGGGGTCGGAGAACGGATCGGAGGGGGGAGcgggggagggggaggtggGGAGGACGAAGAGCCTCACCGACGACGACCTCGAGGAGCTCAAGGGGTGCCTCGACCTAGGGTTTGGGTTCAGCTACGAGGAGATCCCCGAGCTGTGTAGTACCCTACCCGCCCTCGAGCTCTGCTACTCCATGAGCCAGCGCTTCCTCGACGAGCAGAGCCGATCGGCGGAGGGGGATGTTGCCGAGCCGAGCGCCGCATCgcctgcggcggcggcgtcgtcgacTCCGATCGCTAATTGGAGGATCTCTAGCCCTG GGGATCATCCTGAGGAGGTTAAAGCAAGACTCAAGTATTGGGCTCAAGCAGTGGCATGTACCTTGAAATTATGCAGCTGA